A stretch of the Oncorhynchus clarkii lewisi isolate Uvic-CL-2024 chromosome 9, UVic_Ocla_1.0, whole genome shotgun sequence genome encodes the following:
- the LOC139416632 gene encoding serine/threonine-protein phosphatase 4 regulatory subunit 2-A-like isoform X1 — MEIDTLLEGFTDFEKKGKKDACPALDQFLCHVAKTGETMISWSQFKSYFLFKLEKVMDDFRASTPDQRGPANPNVEYIPFEEMKERILKIVEGYNGIPFTIQRLCELLTEPKRNYTGTDKFLRGVEKNVMVVSCVCPTSEKNGATSVNRMNGVMFPGNTAIYSERNVNGPDTPRPLNRPKLSLSTSLATNGLPDSTDDKEPLTEQEEEHVVSDSSVSESDATQSSPMKTKHPEEDATEAESHEVKRLKFDKDMDEEEEEVDKEMSCPAPAQSSSDMPESSTDVVEEEKDKSADMLTTDDHEPSSTQTEDPFDDEEETSEREAEYGPTHRLKSDNTMDQSEEQLAQSGNDLSLEEQEEGDCSDPVSSSSSSNGEGAPSEEPIPSASPSSTAESLAEGAAAENCSESSETADEPMEQD, encoded by the exons ATGGAAATCGACACACTTTTGGAGGGTTTTACGG ACTTCGAGAAGAAAGGGAAGAAAGATGCCTGCCCTGCCCTGGATCAATTTCTGTGTCATGTCGCCAAAACGGGAGAAACGAT GATTTCATGGTCACAGTTCAAAAGTTATTTCCTGTTTAAACTTGAGAAGGTAATGGATGACTTCAGAGCCTCGACACCAGAccagcgagggccagccaatccTAATGTGGAGTACATTCCGTTtgaagagatgaaggagaggattCTCAAAATCGTAGAAGGATACAACGG GATTCCGTTCACCATCCAGCGTCTGTGTGAGTTACTGACTGAGCCAAAGAGAAACTACACAGGAACAGACAAGTTCCTCAGGGGAGTGGAGAAG AATGTGATGGTGGTCAGCTGTGTGTGTCCTACGTCAGA GAAAAATGGGGCAACCAGTGTAAATAGAATGAATGGAGTGATGTTCCCTGGCAATACCGCTATTTATTCAGAAAG GAATGTAAATGGACCAGACACCCCAAGGCCACTGAACAGACCAAAGCTATCACTATCCACCTCTCTGGCTACAAACGGTCTCCCTGACAGCACAGACGATAAGGAGCCACTCACAGAACAAGAGGAGGAGCATGTTGTCAG TGATTCCTCGGTATCGGAAAGTGATGCCACACAGAGCAGTCCGATGAAGACCAAGCATCCGGAAGAGGATGCAACGGAGGCAGAGAGCCACGAAGTCAAGAGGCTGAAGTTTGACAAAGAcatggatgaagaggaggaagaggtagacAAGGAGATGTCATGTCCTGCACCTGCCCAAAGTTCATCAGACATGCCAGAATCGTCAACAGATGTTGTTGAGGAAGAAAAAGATAAGTCTGCTGATATGCTCACCACAGACGATCATG AGCCCTCCAGTACTCAGACAGAAGATCCCTTTGATGACGAGGAAGAGACATCAGAGAGGGAGGCTGAGTATGGCCCCACCCACAGACTAAAGAGTGACAACACCATGGACCAGTCAGAGGAGCAGCTTGCTCAGTCAGGGAATGATCTGAGTTTAGAGGAACAGGAGGAAGGCGATTGCAGTGACCCAgtaagtagcagcagtagcagcaatgGGGAGGGAGCACCCAGTGAAGAGCCTATCCCCTCTGCCTCTCCCAGCAGTACAGCTGAGTCGTTGGCAGAGGGCGCTGCTGCAGAAAACTGTTCGGAAAGCTCAGAGACTGCAGACGAGCCCATGGAACAGGACTAA
- the LOC139416632 gene encoding serine/threonine-protein phosphatase 4 regulatory subunit 2-A-like isoform X2 — MHLRSDFEKKGKKDACPALDQFLCHVAKTGETMISWSQFKSYFLFKLEKVMDDFRASTPDQRGPANPNVEYIPFEEMKERILKIVEGYNGIPFTIQRLCELLTEPKRNYTGTDKFLRGVEKNVMVVSCVCPTSEKNGATSVNRMNGVMFPGNTAIYSERNVNGPDTPRPLNRPKLSLSTSLATNGLPDSTDDKEPLTEQEEEHVVSDSSVSESDATQSSPMKTKHPEEDATEAESHEVKRLKFDKDMDEEEEEVDKEMSCPAPAQSSSDMPESSTDVVEEEKDKSADMLTTDDHEPSSTQTEDPFDDEEETSEREAEYGPTHRLKSDNTMDQSEEQLAQSGNDLSLEEQEEGDCSDPVSSSSSSNGEGAPSEEPIPSASPSSTAESLAEGAAAENCSESSETADEPMEQD; from the exons ATGCATCTACGTTCAGACTTCGAGAAGAAAGGGAAGAAAGATGCCTGCCCTGCCCTGGATCAATTTCTGTGTCATGTCGCCAAAACGGGAGAAACGAT GATTTCATGGTCACAGTTCAAAAGTTATTTCCTGTTTAAACTTGAGAAGGTAATGGATGACTTCAGAGCCTCGACACCAGAccagcgagggccagccaatccTAATGTGGAGTACATTCCGTTtgaagagatgaaggagaggattCTCAAAATCGTAGAAGGATACAACGG GATTCCGTTCACCATCCAGCGTCTGTGTGAGTTACTGACTGAGCCAAAGAGAAACTACACAGGAACAGACAAGTTCCTCAGGGGAGTGGAGAAG AATGTGATGGTGGTCAGCTGTGTGTGTCCTACGTCAGA GAAAAATGGGGCAACCAGTGTAAATAGAATGAATGGAGTGATGTTCCCTGGCAATACCGCTATTTATTCAGAAAG GAATGTAAATGGACCAGACACCCCAAGGCCACTGAACAGACCAAAGCTATCACTATCCACCTCTCTGGCTACAAACGGTCTCCCTGACAGCACAGACGATAAGGAGCCACTCACAGAACAAGAGGAGGAGCATGTTGTCAG TGATTCCTCGGTATCGGAAAGTGATGCCACACAGAGCAGTCCGATGAAGACCAAGCATCCGGAAGAGGATGCAACGGAGGCAGAGAGCCACGAAGTCAAGAGGCTGAAGTTTGACAAAGAcatggatgaagaggaggaagaggtagacAAGGAGATGTCATGTCCTGCACCTGCCCAAAGTTCATCAGACATGCCAGAATCGTCAACAGATGTTGTTGAGGAAGAAAAAGATAAGTCTGCTGATATGCTCACCACAGACGATCATG AGCCCTCCAGTACTCAGACAGAAGATCCCTTTGATGACGAGGAAGAGACATCAGAGAGGGAGGCTGAGTATGGCCCCACCCACAGACTAAAGAGTGACAACACCATGGACCAGTCAGAGGAGCAGCTTGCTCAGTCAGGGAATGATCTGAGTTTAGAGGAACAGGAGGAAGGCGATTGCAGTGACCCAgtaagtagcagcagtagcagcaatgGGGAGGGAGCACCCAGTGAAGAGCCTATCCCCTCTGCCTCTCCCAGCAGTACAGCTGAGTCGTTGGCAGAGGGCGCTGCTGCAGAAAACTGTTCGGAAAGCTCAGAGACTGCAGACGAGCCCATGGAACAGGACTAA